The Fundidesulfovibrio magnetotacticus genome includes the window GTCTGTGTCGTGACATCAGTCTGGCTGATGACACCAATGTACAGAGTGTTCTATTTTCCCATGCCGTCGTCCAGGTTTAGGTTTGAGATGGCAGTGTTGTTCGTGGTGTGTTTCGCAATGTTTCTGTTGCGATGCAGAGCATTCGTGGAAAATAGGTCGCCTGTCGTTGTTGCCTCGGCATCAGCAGTGGCGGGGTTCGTGGTGACGATCTTTGGTATTGTCTATGAGCAATGTCGTTCTTGCTTGATGTACGGGTGCAAGTCCATGGGTGTTGGTGTCGATGCGACGGATGCGCTGATCGTCTTGGGGGTCGCCACGTTTCGTTCATGGTTTGTGTTGGCTGTCGTAATTGCATTGACTTACAAATTCCTTCCGAGAGTGGTAAGCGCCTGCTCGACGTTTTGGAGAAATGTTAAATCCTGGAAGGAAGGCTGACAGTCTTCAGCAGAAGCTGATCGGGTGATCAAGGGATCGTGGTTGCGCGAGGCTCATCCGCTCCGGCCATGGTTGCGCCATCGCCACGCCAATCTCCCGCGCGCGCCCGGTCTTCCCTCACCGCTTGTCGACACCCCTTGACTTGACGGCCCCCCCTGGCTAAGGGGGAGGGCTTCTTTTTTCACGAAGCCTAAAGAAGGGACCATGTTCGAAAGCCTGCAAGACCGCCTCGAAGGCGTATTCAAGAAGATTCGCGGCCACGCCCGCCTGGACGAGACCAACGTCCAGGAGGCCCTGCGCGAGGTGCGCCTGGCGCTCCTGGAAGCCGACGTGAACTTCAAGGTGGTCAAGGCCTTCACGGAGCGCGTGCGCGAGCGCGCCCTGGGCCAGGACGTCTTGAAGTCCCTCACGCCGGGCCAGATGGTGGTGAAGATCGTCCACGAGGAGGTCCTCGCCCTCCTGGGCGGAGAGGCCCAGACGCTCGACTTCCGCCAGAAGCCCCTCATCGTGATGATGACCGGCCTCCAGGGCTCCGGCAAGACCACCACCACCTCCAAGCTGGCACTCTGGCTGCGCCGCCACCACAAGCGCAAGCCCTACCTGGTGCCCGCCGACGTCTACCGCCCCGCGGCCATCGACCAGCTGCACAAGCTGGCCTCCCAGCTCGATTTCCCCGCGCACCCCTCCACCACCGGCCAGAACCCCGTGGACATCTGCCGCGAGGCCGTGGAAGAGGCCGCCCGCCAGGGCTGCGACGTGGTCATCCTCGACACCGCCGGACGCCTGCACATCGACGAACCCCTCATGGAGGAGCTCAAGGCCATCAAGGCCGCGGTGAACCCCCACGAAATCCTCTTCGTGGCCGACGCCATGACCGGCCAGGACGCCGTGACCGTGGCGGGCAGCTTCAACGAGCGCCTGGACATCACCGGCGTCGTGCTCACCAAGATGGACGGCGACGCCCGGGGCGGCGCGGCCCTCTCCATCAAGGAGGTCACGGGCAAGCCCATCAAGTTCGTGGGCATGGGCGAAAAGGCCTCGGACCTGGAGATCTTCCACCCGGACCGCGCGGCCTCGCGCATCCTGGGCATGGGCGACATCCTCTCGCTCATCGAGAAGGCCCAGGAGGAGTTCGACGCCACCGAGGCCGCCGAGATGGAGCGCAAGCTCCGCCAGGCCCAGTTCACCCTGGACGACTTCCGCACCCAGATGCGCCGGGTGAAGAAGCTGGGCTCGCTGGAGTCGATCCTGAAGATGATCCCGGGCATGGGCAAGATCACCAAGCAGCTTGGCGAGGTGCAGATGCCCGAAAAGGAGATGGCCCGCCTGGAGGCCATTATCGGCTCCATGACCAAGAACGAGCGCCTGGAGCCCAAGATCATCAACGATTCCCGCAAGCGCCGCATCGCCAAGGGCTCGGGCGTCCAGGTGGGCGACGTGACGGCGCTGTTGAAAAATTTCGAGCAGATGCGCATGATGATGCAGCGCATGATGGGCGGGGGCAAAATGCCCAAGATGCCGTCCATGCCCGGAGGGCGCATGCCCGCCGGAATGCCGGGCATGCCCGGTATGCCCGGCATGGCGGGACTGGCCGGGGCCATGGGGGCCAAGGCCGGGTCCACCAAGAAGAAGAAGGACAAGCGCAAGAAGCGCAACAAGAAGCGCTGAGCGCGGCCAAGCCCCACCGGGCTTGCCAGCGGAAGAAAACACGTTACTTATCCTCACTGGGGGTGAACGATTATGGCCGTCAAACTGAGACTTACTCGCATGGGCTCCAAGAAGCGTCCCTTCTACCGCATCGTCGCCATGGACAGCGCCACCCGCCGCGACGGACGCGCCCTGGACTACATCGGGCACTACAACCCCATGGCGAACCCCGCCGAGGTGGTGGTGGACGCCGAGAAGGTGGCCCAGTGGATCGAGCGCGGCGCGCAGCCCACCGACACCGTGGCGGCTCTCCTGCGCAAGGCCGGCAAGAGCAACTAGCCCGGATGCCGGTCGGCTCGATGCGGCGCCCTGAAACGTGCCCGACACACGGAGGCGCCAGATGTTGAAAGACCTCATCGAATACGTTGCCAGGTCGCTGGTCGACAATCCCGACGCCGTGCAGGTGAAGGAAGTCGAGGGCGAGCAGACGTCGGTGATCGAGCTCAAGGTCGCCAAAGAGGACCTGGGCAAGGTCATCGGCAAGCAGGGGCGCACGGCCAGGGCCATGCGCACCATCCTTGGCGCGGCCTCCACCAAGGCGCGCAAGCGCTCGGTGTTGGAGATCCTCGAATAGGCCGGGAGGGCCGGAGATTGGAGAAGTCCAAGCTGGTCGTCATCGGCGAGGTGGTCAAACCTCACGGTATCCGGGGGGAGTTCAGCGTGGAGAGCCACGCGGACTCCCCCCGGCTGTTCGCCGTCGGGGCGCGCCTCGGGCTGCGCGGGAAGAACCGCCCGGAGCGCTTCGTCACGGTGCGCTCGTGCCGTCCGCACCAGGGGCGGCTTTTGCTCACCATCGAGGGCGTGGAGGACCGCGACGCCGCCGAAGCTCTGCGCGGGCTGGAGGTGGTGGTGCCCCCCGAGGCCCTGCCGGAACTCCCCGACGACGAAATCTACCTGCACGAGATCGTGGGCTTCGCCTGCGTGCTGCCCGACGGCACGCCCGTGGGCGAACTGGAAGCCTTCATGGACTCCCCTGGGCAGGACCTCTGGCTGATCCGCGCCCCGGACGGACGCGAAATCCTGTTTCCCGCCCACGACGAATCCGTGCTGGAGATCGACGAGGAGCAGCGGCGGATCGTGATCGACCCGCCGCCGGGGCTGCTGGAGCTCTAGCGGGTGTCGCTTCCCTGCCCAGCCGTGGTGGAATGTTCACCACGCCGTGGTAAAATTTTTACCATGTCGGCGCGTCACGGTCTCCCCTCCCTCGGCGACCGCCTTTGGGCCGTGCCCGTCACGGCCCTGTGGAGCTGACCATGCGCTTCAACCTCCTCACGCTCTTCCCCGAATTCTTCGAGTCCCCGCTCTCCTGCGCGCTCATGGGCAAGGCCCGCGAGCAGGGCGTGGTGGACTTCAACCTCGTGAACCCGCGCGACTTCGCCTTCAACAAGCACCGCTCCGTGGACGACCGGCCCTACGGCGGCGGGCCGGGCATGGTCATGGCCCTGGACCCCCTGGCGCACGCCCTGCGCTCCCTGGAGAACCCCGGACGCATCCTGCTCATGAGCCCGCGCGGGCGGCCCCTCACCCAGGCCCTGGCCCGCGAGCTGGCCGCCGCCCCCGCCGTGACCATCCTCTGCGGGCGCTACGAGGGCATCGACGAACGCCTCCTGGACCTCTTCCCCGTGGAGCTCGTCTCGGCCGGGGACTTCGTGCTCTCGGGCGGAGAGTCGGCCGCCATGTGCCTCGTGGAGGCCGTGGCGCGCCTCGTGCCCGGGTTCATGGGCAAGGAGGAGTCCGGCGAGGAGGAGAGCTTCTCGGCCGGGCTGCTGGAATACCCTCAGTACACGCGCCCCGAGGTCTACGAGGGGCTGGGCGTGCCGGACGTGCTCCTGGGCGGCGACCACGCCAGGGTGGCCGCCTTGCGGCGTGAACAGTCCCTGGGCCAGACCCTGGCCCGGCGGCCCGACCTGCTGGGCGAGGCCCCCCTCACGGGGCCGGACCGGCGCTTCCTGGCGCAAAAGCCCCGCACTCTCCTGGGGCGCGCCCTCTACGTGGCCCTGGTGCACGGCCCGGTGCTCAACAAAAAAGGGCACACGGTCACTGTGTCCTTGACCAACCTCGATCTGCACGATATAGCCCGCATTTCCCGAACATACGGGCTTGCAGGGTTTTTCGCGGTCACTCCCCTGGAGGACCAGCAGGCCCTGGCGCGCACGCTCCTGGACCACTGGACCCTGGGCGCGGGCGGCCGGGCCAACCCGGACAGGGCCGAGGCGTTGGGGAAAGTCCGGGTGGCGGCCACTCTCGAAGAGGCCGTCTCCCAGGCGAGGGAACATGCGGGGCAGGACCCCTGGGTGCTGGCCACCAGCGCCCGGCCCGACGGCGGGGTGACCCCCGGCGCGGTGCGCGAAACGCTGCGGGAGCGCCCGGTGCTCCTGGCGCTGGGCACGGGTTCGGGGCTGGCCCCCGAGGCGCTGGCCCTCACGCACGGCCAGTTGGCCCCCGTGAGGCCCTTCGGCGCCTACAACCACCTGCCGGTGCGCGCCGCCTTCGCCATCCTCGCGGACCGCATCCTGGGCGACAT containing:
- the ffh gene encoding signal recognition particle protein, with product MFESLQDRLEGVFKKIRGHARLDETNVQEALREVRLALLEADVNFKVVKAFTERVRERALGQDVLKSLTPGQMVVKIVHEEVLALLGGEAQTLDFRQKPLIVMMTGLQGSGKTTTTSKLALWLRRHHKRKPYLVPADVYRPAAIDQLHKLASQLDFPAHPSTTGQNPVDICREAVEEAARQGCDVVILDTAGRLHIDEPLMEELKAIKAAVNPHEILFVADAMTGQDAVTVAGSFNERLDITGVVLTKMDGDARGGAALSIKEVTGKPIKFVGMGEKASDLEIFHPDRAASRILGMGDILSLIEKAQEEFDATEAAEMERKLRQAQFTLDDFRTQMRRVKKLGSLESILKMIPGMGKITKQLGEVQMPEKEMARLEAIIGSMTKNERLEPKIINDSRKRRIAKGSGVQVGDVTALLKNFEQMRMMMQRMMGGGKMPKMPSMPGGRMPAGMPGMPGMPGMAGLAGAMGAKAGSTKKKKDKRKKRNKKR
- the rpsP gene encoding 30S ribosomal protein S16, whose protein sequence is MAVKLRLTRMGSKKRPFYRIVAMDSATRRDGRALDYIGHYNPMANPAEVVVDAEKVAQWIERGAQPTDTVAALLRKAGKSN
- a CDS encoding KH domain-containing protein — translated: MLKDLIEYVARSLVDNPDAVQVKEVEGEQTSVIELKVAKEDLGKVIGKQGRTARAMRTILGAASTKARKRSVLEILE
- the rimM gene encoding ribosome maturation factor RimM (Essential for efficient processing of 16S rRNA), whose amino-acid sequence is MEKSKLVVIGEVVKPHGIRGEFSVESHADSPRLFAVGARLGLRGKNRPERFVTVRSCRPHQGRLLLTIEGVEDRDAAEALRGLEVVVPPEALPELPDDEIYLHEIVGFACVLPDGTPVGELEAFMDSPGQDLWLIRAPDGREILFPAHDESVLEIDEEQRRIVIDPPPGLLEL
- the trmD gene encoding tRNA (guanosine(37)-N1)-methyltransferase TrmD, coding for MRFNLLTLFPEFFESPLSCALMGKAREQGVVDFNLVNPRDFAFNKHRSVDDRPYGGGPGMVMALDPLAHALRSLENPGRILLMSPRGRPLTQALARELAAAPAVTILCGRYEGIDERLLDLFPVELVSAGDFVLSGGESAAMCLVEAVARLVPGFMGKEESGEEESFSAGLLEYPQYTRPEVYEGLGVPDVLLGGDHARVAALRREQSLGQTLARRPDLLGEAPLTGPDRRFLAQKPRTLLGRALYVALVHGPVLNKKGHTVTVSLTNLDLHDIARISRTYGLAGFFAVTPLEDQQALARTLLDHWTLGAGGRANPDRAEALGKVRVAATLEEAVSQAREHAGQDPWVLATSARPDGGVTPGAVRETLRERPVLLALGTGSGLAPEALALTHGQLAPVRPFGAYNHLPVRAAFAILADRILGDIF